In Chloracidobacterium sp., the following proteins share a genomic window:
- a CDS encoding LptF/LptG family permease, protein MHRVGHIVSRYLLATIVPYFLLSWLLLSMIMFVQQASRFSDIFFNLSIPAELAWQLTLALVPNVISFTCPAAILVGTVIGLSKMQGDSELVAIRAAGIGNWQITAPLILLGIVFSIFAYIVNDKGVPLATRLVKRIALETAIKKLESPVEPGVINTELAGFAIYVGGGDLETGHWQNIFVQVEDISSGRLRLITARRGRIDTSERESELVLEDATGWSLPTQRATEGGAVFENLGELRLAIRTKRDDLIAELNRSGLRPDALGLDDPDAELTLSVEERRERQILSYRQLLLSGTPLLFSVLGTFIVLRFSRGGRGFGLAVSLGVLILFYILTFIGEQMARTGVLPIFAGALVPLVGCVVAVWWFGHRRGGTLLDALVQPIRTGIRRLTEARGRLGAGDLFIDLTTGLRDFDLVRDLIKNLVLALAFLLALFLIFTTLDLWRRAAAIDGGWSYLLKYLVFLIPYLLTQLVPTAAMVAVMATYVIKSRQNELVTWAAAGQSVYRLLLPGFAIMLLIGGATYGIQETVLPRANRIQDETRHYILTGGKLPSGTRERWSKGDGRLYAYTPASDNEQAGPGSDIPATVNVQVFEFDAGGKALRTVIFAGAATWRDGRVVASGVQRFSLDEGNLVTSDSPTLEILESGDPFSTIQRKPTHMNSAELRQSRSTIESDVGRRAVDVPLQRSYTTLFLPFVMALFTAPLSVTLVPRGRGGSIAGAVALWLLFIGTAAVFDQFGLNGQLNPGAAVWAPLLIFTFLGIFLVSKVKT, encoded by the coding sequence ATGCATCGCGTCGGCCACATAGTCTCTCGATATCTGCTTGCGACGATAGTTCCGTACTTCCTGCTATCGTGGCTGCTTTTGTCGATGATCATGTTCGTCCAGCAGGCAAGCCGTTTTTCTGACATCTTCTTCAATCTTTCCATTCCGGCTGAGCTCGCTTGGCAATTGACGTTGGCTCTTGTGCCAAACGTGATCTCATTCACATGCCCAGCTGCGATCTTGGTTGGGACCGTTATCGGCCTCTCAAAGATGCAGGGCGACAGCGAATTAGTAGCGATCAGAGCGGCTGGAATAGGGAATTGGCAGATCACGGCACCCTTGATCCTGCTCGGCATCGTATTCTCGATCTTTGCGTACATCGTGAACGATAAGGGAGTACCGCTCGCAACAAGACTCGTCAAGCGGATCGCCCTTGAGACCGCCATCAAGAAACTCGAATCGCCTGTGGAGCCTGGGGTGATCAATACCGAACTGGCGGGTTTTGCGATCTATGTTGGCGGGGGCGACCTTGAAACCGGCCATTGGCAGAACATCTTCGTTCAGGTAGAAGATATATCGAGCGGACGCCTGCGTCTGATAACGGCAAGGCGGGGCCGCATCGACACGTCTGAGCGGGAATCTGAGCTGGTTTTGGAGGATGCCACAGGCTGGAGCCTTCCAACGCAGCGAGCGACTGAAGGTGGGGCAGTATTCGAGAATCTTGGCGAGCTTCGGCTGGCCATCCGGACTAAACGAGATGATCTGATCGCCGAGCTTAACAGATCGGGGCTTCGCCCGGACGCACTTGGATTGGATGATCCCGATGCGGAACTCACTCTGTCAGTGGAGGAAAGGCGAGAAAGGCAGATACTGAGTTATCGGCAGCTACTGCTGTCGGGGACACCGCTCCTCTTCAGCGTTTTGGGCACATTTATCGTGCTGCGGTTCAGCCGCGGAGGGCGCGGTTTTGGCCTCGCGGTGTCGCTGGGCGTCCTGATACTCTTCTATATCTTGACGTTTATCGGGGAACAGATGGCGCGCACCGGCGTGCTTCCAATTTTTGCGGGTGCGTTGGTCCCGCTCGTTGGCTGTGTCGTCGCGGTCTGGTGGTTTGGCCATAGGCGTGGCGGGACATTGTTAGACGCCTTGGTCCAGCCGATCCGAACAGGCATTCGCCGGCTCACGGAGGCAAGGGGACGGCTCGGGGCGGGCGACCTATTCATCGACCTAACCACTGGCCTACGTGATTTTGACCTGGTTCGAGATCTGATCAAGAACCTGGTTCTGGCCCTGGCGTTTCTGCTCGCGTTGTTTCTTATCTTCACCACGCTCGATCTATGGCGCCGAGCGGCTGCAATAGACGGTGGATGGTCGTACCTGCTCAAGTATCTGGTTTTCCTCATTCCATACCTGCTTACACAGTTGGTTCCAACGGCCGCGATGGTCGCCGTTATGGCTACATATGTGATCAAGTCTCGTCAAAATGAGTTGGTAACTTGGGCCGCTGCCGGTCAAAGTGTCTATCGGCTGCTTTTGCCGGGTTTTGCGATCATGCTCCTGATCGGCGGGGCGACCTATGGCATCCAGGAGACTGTGCTTCCGAGAGCTAACAGGATACAAGACGAGACGCGACACTATATTCTTACCGGAGGAAAGTTGCCGTCCGGAACGCGCGAGCGATGGAGCAAGGGTGACGGCCGTCTCTATGCGTACACGCCTGCGTCTGATAACGAACAGGCCGGTCCTGGCTCCGATATCCCGGCAACTGTCAACGTGCAAGTCTTCGAGTTTGATGCCGGCGGCAAGGCCCTCCGCACCGTGATCTTTGCAGGTGCGGCGACCTGGCGCGACGGGCGCGTTGTGGCGAGCGGAGTTCAGAGATTCTCGCTTGACGAAGGGAATCTCGTGACATCGGATAGTCCGACCCTTGAGATATTAGAATCGGGCGATCCTTTCTCGACGATCCAGCGCAAACCTACGCATATGAACTCAGCCGAACTGCGACAAAGCCGCTCTACGATCGAGTCAGATGTTGGCCGTCGTGCGGTCGATGTGCCCCTGCAGAGATCCTATACAACGCTTTTTCTTCCGTTCGTCATGGCTTTATTCACGGCGCCGCTCTCCGTTACCCTAGTCCCGCGCGGTCGCGGCGGCAGTATCGCCGGTGCGGTTGCCCTATGGTTGCTTTTCATTGGAACGGCGGCCGTATTTGACCAGTTTGGCCTCAACGGACAGCTCAATCCCGGAGCAGCAGTTTGGGCCCCATTATTGATCTTCACGTTTCTCGGCATCTTCCTAGTGTCGAAGGTCAAGACCTAA
- a CDS encoding M48 family metalloprotease, translating to MRIRSLSTGLLAVCFLFGVFVSDVDGSIGDDVVVQAEALIQQARTDGLDYLKSKDDRTKKSAKKGLDEAEKILKKAIKEDAWCEKCAELLTSTYFYQTYFGFSKDYDDCLKSAKEGLERFPSNLRMTYLRGYALYNAGEHSESIRWLNKFLAMDVPAETAASVRKILADSQNRFLVSWNRHADYYQSKDSRIMGYNQQTGRPEPVFSVTKEWEMNLGSMGFNAIAAQAPKVEDPEVKEYVQKLVDRLVNKSPGSPFEYKLTIVNSPQVNAVTPPGHVVVYTGLLDFAENESELAGVLSHELAHNYAHHQARAVLSKYKNQSIANAIVAAVAPQGGWAQLAAGLGSNFVVDLLARAYSRSEEKEADFYGAHILFNAGYNPTAMSSFFVKLYKANPKQPIKLLSTHPPVPDRAIYLTDYLESFPLDREMQLDSKDFQKMKTRLATIVPMNQPTGPGQGVLPDQ from the coding sequence ATGCGTATTAGGAGCCTTTCGACGGGTCTTCTTGCCGTCTGTTTCCTATTCGGCGTATTTGTTTCCGATGTGGACGGCTCGATCGGGGATGACGTCGTTGTGCAGGCTGAAGCCTTGATCCAGCAGGCCAGGACGGATGGCTTGGACTACCTGAAGTCAAAGGACGACCGCACAAAGAAGTCAGCAAAAAAGGGACTTGACGAGGCTGAGAAGATCCTCAAGAAAGCGATCAAGGAAGATGCGTGGTGCGAAAAATGTGCAGAATTGTTAACAAGCACATATTTCTACCAAACGTATTTCGGATTCTCAAAGGATTATGACGACTGCCTAAAGTCCGCCAAGGAGGGCTTGGAACGGTTTCCCTCCAATCTCCGCATGACCTACCTTCGGGGTTATGCTCTCTACAACGCTGGTGAGCATAGCGAGAGCATCCGGTGGCTCAACAAGTTCCTTGCGATGGACGTGCCCGCCGAGACCGCGGCATCCGTTCGAAAGATATTAGCCGACAGCCAGAACAGGTTCCTTGTGAGTTGGAATCGGCACGCCGATTATTATCAGTCGAAGGACTCGAGGATAATGGGCTACAACCAGCAGACCGGGCGGCCGGAGCCTGTTTTTTCGGTGACCAAGGAATGGGAGATGAACCTCGGGAGTATGGGATTTAACGCGATAGCCGCGCAGGCCCCGAAGGTCGAGGACCCCGAGGTAAAGGAGTATGTCCAGAAACTGGTCGACCGCTTGGTGAATAAGTCGCCCGGTTCACCGTTCGAGTATAAACTGACGATCGTCAACTCGCCGCAGGTCAACGCAGTGACGCCGCCGGGGCACGTAGTCGTTTATACGGGACTGCTTGATTTCGCCGAGAACGAATCTGAACTTGCGGGCGTGCTCTCGCACGAACTCGCCCATAACTATGCTCACCATCAGGCCCGCGCTGTGCTCAGCAAGTACAAAAATCAGAGCATTGCGAACGCGATAGTGGCGGCGGTGGCACCGCAGGGCGGTTGGGCGCAGCTTGCGGCCGGGCTGGGATCGAATTTCGTTGTTGACCTCCTGGCTCGAGCCTACAGCCGCTCGGAGGAGAAAGAAGCGGACTTTTACGGGGCACACATCCTGTTCAACGCCGGGTATAACCCGACGGCGATGTCGAGCTTTTTTGTCAAGCTCTACAAGGCCAATCCCAAGCAGCCGATCAAGCTTTTGAGCACACACCCGCCCGTGCCGGACCGTGCGATCTACTTGACAGACTATCTCGAGAGCTTTCCACTCGATCGCGAGATGCAATTGGACAGCAAGGACTTTCAGAAGATGAAGACGCGGCTTGCGACGATCGTGCCGATGAATCAGCCGACCGGCCCGGGCCAAGGCGTCCTGCCGGACCAATAG
- a CDS encoding tetratricopeptide repeat protein, with amino-acid sequence MRCQLFFTFAAIFLLGSAATAQVDDICREFGYTPTLDFQLLKTPYVFGRVIVKGVEPNAKFPSVTINFIDPQQANRRIAVDRRGNYCFRRSSLGGTLIVEVEGTETARRVVSSVGPAHHREDFELEVRQAQALPPSVISAKFYRPPNDRTVPLYRAAAEAETAGRIDDAIAAVKEIVGTDRDDFVAWSKLGSLYLGRGALREAENAFRRALEVRGDYTPALVNLGTVAAIQKYYPAAIVLFQEAIKTDPSSARIYRLLGEAYLQNKQGTLGLAALDKALELDPQGMAECHLLKARLYDLAGAKHLATAEYRAFLTKVPDYPDKAKLEQYIKDNPARPGG; translated from the coding sequence ATGCGGTGTCAGCTATTCTTCACGTTCGCGGCCATATTCCTTCTCGGTTCAGCGGCGACGGCGCAGGTTGACGACATCTGCAGGGAATTCGGATACACGCCCACACTCGACTTTCAGCTTCTGAAGACACCGTATGTCTTCGGCCGCGTCATTGTGAAAGGAGTCGAGCCGAATGCAAAGTTTCCGTCGGTGACGATCAACTTTATCGATCCGCAGCAGGCCAACCGACGAATAGCCGTCGATCGGCGAGGGAACTACTGTTTTCGCCGAAGCTCGCTCGGCGGGACGCTGATCGTAGAGGTCGAGGGAACGGAAACGGCCCGTCGCGTCGTTTCTTCCGTTGGCCCTGCACATCATCGGGAGGACTTTGAACTTGAGGTCCGCCAGGCCCAGGCACTGCCGCCGTCGGTCATTTCGGCAAAGTTCTACCGGCCTCCAAACGATCGCACGGTGCCGCTTTATCGCGCGGCGGCCGAGGCTGAGACGGCGGGACGTATTGATGATGCGATCGCGGCGGTTAAGGAAATCGTCGGCACTGATCGTGACGATTTTGTTGCCTGGTCCAAGCTTGGCTCGCTATATCTAGGGCGTGGCGCGCTCAGGGAGGCCGAGAATGCATTTCGCCGCGCGTTGGAGGTCCGAGGCGACTACACGCCGGCATTGGTCAATCTCGGCACCGTGGCGGCGATTCAGAAATACTATCCGGCGGCGATTGTGCTCTTTCAGGAGGCGATCAAGACCGACCCGAGCTCAGCCCGCATTTATCGGCTGCTTGGCGAAGCATATCTGCAGAACAAACAAGGCACACTAGGCTTAGCCGCTCTGGACAAGGCCCTCGAACTCGACCCGCAAGGCATGGCTGAATGCCATCTGCTAAAAGCACGCCTCTACGACCTCGCCGGCGCGAAGCACTTAGCGACAGCCGAATATCGGGCCTTTTTGACGAAGGTGCCCGACTATCCGGACAAGGCGAAGTTAGAGCAGTACATCAAGGACAATCCAGCAAGGCCCGGCGGGTAA
- a CDS encoding B12-binding domain-containing radical SAM protein, translating into MKVLLVYPEFPDTYWSFKHALAFEGKRAAFPPLGLMTVSSMLPPAWERRLIDMNVGELTDADIEWADMVFLSAMIVQNVSLEKVAGRVRSLGKRIVVGGPYVSTSSESLPDADHIFIGEAEETLPEFIRDLELGIPEKVYRAAERPSLHATPPPDFGLIDMSKYSALSVQYSRGCPFNCEFCDIIEIYGRVPRTKTNHQMLAELDALRDGGWRGLVFIVDDNFIGNRKNVRLFMPDLVDWSRTNGFPFSFITEASVNLAEDDALLKQMKDAGFRRVFVGIETPVEESLKEAQKGQNTRRALIDSIHKIQSYGMEVMAGFIVGFDNDPEDIFERQMDFIRDSAIPLAMVGLLSALPDTQLWRRLEKEGRLNGYHSGNNTDCSLNFVPKMNRDRLIEGFQSVLKNIYGPRQYYARALDCLSRFHKNRIEPRQSSLIQDLKAFYRIVVTLGIRDEARLQFWKYFYKLVRFYPRDFAHGLTLAAMGYHFRQITEKYCV; encoded by the coding sequence ATGAAGGTCCTTCTCGTCTATCCTGAATTTCCCGACACATACTGGAGTTTCAAGCACGCTCTCGCATTCGAGGGAAAGCGTGCAGCATTCCCGCCGCTTGGCTTGATGACCGTCTCGTCGATGCTTCCGCCTGCATGGGAGAGGCGGCTCATTGACATGAATGTCGGTGAACTGACCGACGCCGATATCGAATGGGCCGACATGGTATTCCTAAGCGCAATGATCGTGCAAAACGTCTCGCTTGAGAAGGTTGCCGGGCGTGTCCGTTCGCTTGGGAAAAGGATCGTCGTCGGCGGTCCTTACGTGTCGACCAGTTCTGAAAGCCTTCCGGATGCCGATCATATCTTCATCGGCGAGGCCGAAGAAACCCTGCCCGAATTCATTCGCGACCTTGAGCTTGGCATTCCCGAGAAAGTTTACAGGGCGGCCGAGCGTCCGTCACTTCACGCGACGCCGCCGCCCGATTTTGGGCTCATCGATATGAGCAAATACAGCGCGCTCAGCGTGCAGTATTCGCGGGGCTGCCCGTTCAATTGCGAGTTTTGCGACATTATCGAGATCTACGGCCGCGTCCCACGAACCAAGACCAACCATCAGATGCTCGCTGAACTTGACGCTCTACGCGATGGGGGCTGGCGCGGACTGGTCTTTATTGTTGATGATAATTTCATTGGAAACAGGAAGAACGTCCGGCTCTTCATGCCTGATCTGGTCGACTGGTCACGGACGAATGGATTTCCATTCTCATTCATCACAGAGGCAAGCGTTAACCTCGCGGAGGACGATGCGTTGCTCAAGCAAATGAAGGATGCCGGGTTCCGGCGCGTATTCGTCGGGATCGAGACACCCGTCGAAGAAAGCCTGAAAGAAGCTCAGAAGGGACAAAATACGCGGCGTGCCTTAATAGATTCGATCCATAAGATCCAGAGCTACGGAATGGAGGTCATGGCCGGCTTTATAGTGGGTTTCGATAACGACCCCGAAGATATTTTCGAGCGGCAGATGGATTTCATTCGCGATAGTGCGATCCCGCTGGCTATGGTCGGCCTGTTGTCGGCCCTGCCCGATACGCAGCTGTGGCGCAGGCTGGAAAAAGAGGGCCGGCTTAATGGCTACCACTCCGGGAACAATACCGACTGTTCTTTGAATTTTGTTCCAAAGATGAACCGAGATAGATTGATCGAAGGCTTCCAGTCGGTCCTCAAGAACATATACGGCCCGCGGCAATATTACGCAAGGGCTCTCGACTGTCTCTCGCGATTTCACAAGAATCGCATCGAACCGAGGCAATCATCTCTGATTCAGGACCTAAAGGCCTTCTATCGGATCGTCGTGACGCTTGGGATCCGCGATGAGGCCCGCCTTCAGTTCTGGAAGTATTTCTACAAGCTGGTCCGGTTTTACCCACGCGACTTCGCGCACGGCCTGACGCTCGCGGCTATGGGATATCATTTCCGTCAGATCACCGAAAAATACTGCGTCTAG
- the hutU gene encoding urocanate hydratase, giving the protein MTVRTIKAPVGTQLSCKNWLIEAAYRMIQNNLNSEVAFDPENLIVYGGRGRAARNWESYDAILRSLRELEPDETLLIQSGKPVGVFKSHTDAPRVLLANSNIVPHWATQEQFDQYERDGLMMYGQMTAGSWIYIGTQGILQGTYETFGSLARQHGWGDLAGKLVLTAGLGEMGGAQAQAITFNGGVGLLVDVDPWRIERRLQLKQVDVAAKDLDDAIAQAQAAVAAKEAKSIALCGNAAEVHWQLLERSILPDVVTDQTSAHDVLMGYIPVGYCVEEAAEFRKMDQRAYEQAAMDSMARHVEAMLEFQKRGSVVFDYGNNLRQRAKDNGVANAFDYPGFVPAYIRPLFCQGNGPFRWVALSGDKTDIYKTDEAIMSLFPENDHLARWLTMAQEQVEFQGLPARICWLGYGERAKAGLKLNEMVASGELKAPIVIGRDHLDCGSVASPNRETEAMLDGSDAIADWVYLNAMINVAGGATWVSLHHGGGVGIGYSLHAGQVIVADGTPEAAKRIERVLTTDPGMGIIRHADAGYEAAIGFADANNVRIPMRR; this is encoded by the coding sequence ATGACAGTTCGAACTATTAAAGCGCCGGTTGGAACTCAACTCTCCTGCAAAAACTGGCTGATTGAAGCAGCCTACCGAATGATCCAGAATAATCTCAACTCCGAGGTTGCGTTCGATCCGGAGAATCTGATCGTTTATGGCGGACGCGGGCGGGCCGCGCGAAACTGGGAGAGCTATGACGCAATACTGCGAAGTTTGCGAGAGCTTGAACCTGACGAAACTCTGTTAATCCAATCCGGCAAGCCGGTTGGTGTGTTCAAGTCTCACACCGATGCACCGCGAGTTTTACTCGCGAACTCCAACATTGTTCCGCATTGGGCGACACAAGAGCAGTTTGATCAATACGAACGCGACGGACTGATGATGTACGGCCAAATGACGGCCGGTTCATGGATTTATATCGGCACACAAGGCATCTTGCAGGGAACTTACGAGACCTTTGGTTCACTTGCAAGGCAGCATGGCTGGGGTGATCTTGCGGGCAAACTTGTTCTCACCGCCGGACTAGGCGAGATGGGTGGAGCCCAGGCGCAGGCGATCACATTCAATGGCGGCGTCGGATTGCTCGTCGATGTCGATCCGTGGCGAATTGAGAGACGTTTGCAATTGAAGCAAGTCGATGTCGCGGCGAAAGATCTCGACGACGCAATTGCCCAGGCTCAAGCGGCGGTCGCCGCAAAAGAAGCAAAGTCCATTGCGCTCTGCGGCAATGCGGCAGAAGTGCATTGGCAACTGCTCGAACGCAGCATTTTGCCGGATGTCGTGACTGACCAGACCAGCGCACACGATGTTTTGATGGGCTACATCCCTGTTGGTTACTGCGTCGAGGAAGCAGCCGAATTTCGCAAAATGGATCAACGCGCGTATGAACAAGCTGCGATGGACTCAATGGCAAGACATGTCGAGGCGATGCTCGAATTTCAGAAGCGAGGATCGGTCGTATTCGATTACGGCAATAATTTAAGACAGCGTGCAAAAGACAACGGCGTTGCCAACGCATTTGATTATCCCGGCTTCGTGCCCGCATATATCCGACCTCTGTTTTGCCAAGGCAACGGGCCGTTTCGCTGGGTTGCTCTTTCAGGGGACAAAACTGATATCTACAAGACCGACGAAGCGATCATGAGCCTATTCCCGGAAAACGATCATCTCGCACGCTGGTTGACCATGGCGCAGGAGCAGGTCGAATTTCAGGGACTGCCCGCCCGGATCTGCTGGCTCGGCTACGGCGAGCGTGCGAAAGCCGGTTTGAAGCTAAATGAGATGGTTGCGAGCGGCGAGTTGAAAGCACCTATCGTCATCGGCCGCGATCATCTCGACTGCGGCTCGGTCGCTTCGCCCAACCGGGAGACCGAAGCGATGCTCGATGGCAGCGACGCCATAGCCGATTGGGTGTATCTCAACGCGATGATAAACGTCGCCGGCGGCGCGACATGGGTCTCGCTTCACCACGGCGGCGGCGTCGGCATCGGCTACAGCCTTCATGCAGGGCAAGTAATAGTTGCGGATGGCACTCCTGAGGCTGCGAAACGGATCGAACGAGTACTTACCACCGATCCCGGAATGGGGATCATCCGCCACGCTGACGCCGGCTACGAGGCGGCGATCGGGTTCGCCGACGCGAACAACGTGAGAATCCCGATGAGAAGGTGA
- a CDS encoding class I SAM-dependent methyltransferase yields MSHPDPSPIWQIMTGFQQSAAYKTAIELEMFTKIAEGHKTAAGIAEACGAAERGIRILADVFTVHGFLTKTGNEYGLSEMAAVFLDRNQQTYLGSTVEFLMSEGQVRGYDDLTNAVRAGGSRIQGEASMDPDSPMWVTFAKAMMPMMVPSAMAIASNLGYKQDTKLKVLDIAAGHGIFGITIAQQFPNAEIVAVDWANVLTVATQNANQMGVGDRHHLIEGNAFDVDFGDGYDVVLVTNFLHHFDAETCTVFMKKVNTALRPDGKAITLEFIPNDDRVSPPAEALFSLVMLAATPAGDAYTFKELTIIFEDAGFSKNLQIPLPPTPQHLVISEK; encoded by the coding sequence ATGAGTCATCCCGACCCTTCACCCATCTGGCAGATAATGACCGGATTTCAGCAATCGGCCGCATACAAAACGGCCATTGAGCTGGAGATGTTCACAAAAATCGCTGAGGGCCACAAAACGGCCGCCGGAATTGCAGAAGCCTGCGGAGCGGCGGAACGCGGCATTCGCATTCTGGCCGACGTATTCACCGTCCACGGCTTTTTGACAAAGACTGGTAATGAGTATGGCCTCTCGGAGATGGCGGCTGTATTTCTGGATAGGAACCAGCAAACCTATTTGGGGTCGACGGTGGAATTCCTTATGTCAGAAGGCCAGGTTCGGGGCTACGACGACCTTACAAATGCGGTGCGGGCGGGTGGTTCCAGAATCCAGGGCGAAGCTTCGATGGATCCGGACAGCCCGATGTGGGTTACGTTTGCAAAAGCGATGATGCCGATGATGGTGCCGTCGGCGATGGCTATAGCCAGCAACCTCGGCTACAAACAGGACACGAAGCTGAAGGTTCTGGATATCGCCGCCGGCCACGGTATTTTCGGCATCACGATCGCGCAGCAGTTCCCGAATGCCGAAATCGTCGCAGTCGATTGGGCCAACGTTCTGACGGTGGCGACCCAGAATGCGAATCAAATGGGAGTTGGCGACCGGCATCACCTGATCGAAGGAAACGCGTTCGACGTGGATTTCGGCGACGGGTATGATGTGGTGCTCGTTACCAACTTTTTGCACCATTTTGATGCCGAAACCTGCACGGTCTTTATGAAGAAGGTGAATACCGCTTTGAGACCTGACGGCAAGGCGATCACTTTGGAATTTATCCCCAACGACGACCGCGTGTCGCCGCCTGCGGAAGCTCTCTTCTCGCTAGTCATGCTGGCCGCGACGCCAGCCGGTGACGCCTACACCTTCAAAGAGTTAACCATAATATTTGAAGACGCCGGATTCAGCAAAAACCTGCAAATCCCGCTGCCTCCGACTCCACAGCACCTGGTTATTTCAGAGAAATAG
- a CDS encoding imidazolonepropionase, with protein sequence MKADLIISNIGQLVTCASASLPKRGEAMRDVGIIENGAVAISEGLFAAVGPSDDVLGKYESDEVIDVGGRVVCPGFVDPHTHIAYAGDRLNEFELKIKGAEYLEILAAGGGILSTVKATRAASVEELVESATRRLDKMLVCGTTTCEIKTGYGLDTETELKMLAVIEILDNTHAIDIVPTFLAAHTIAPEFKNDPDAYVALICDEMLPLAWKWYEQSHFAKQRRPFFCDVFTERNAFDLEQSRRVLESARRIGFTAKAHVDQFINLGGSELGIELGAISVDHLDAISGDEIERLAGSETVGVVIPTENFNAAKPQFAPARKMIDAGCAVAITTDYNPGSAPCPSMPMAMAIACRYQKLLPSEALNAATINAAHAIGLGATHGSIGVGKRADLLICECRDYRQITYEFGGNLVATVLKSGRITPPE encoded by the coding sequence GTGAAAGCAGACCTCATCATCTCGAACATCGGGCAGTTGGTCACCTGCGCCTCCGCGAGCCTGCCCAAACGCGGCGAAGCGATGCGCGATGTCGGCATAATCGAGAACGGCGCGGTCGCCATATCGGAAGGGCTTTTCGCGGCTGTTGGGCCATCCGACGATGTTTTGGGGAAGTACGAGTCGGATGAAGTCATAGACGTCGGAGGTCGAGTTGTTTGCCCGGGCTTTGTTGATCCGCACACGCATATCGCCTACGCCGGTGACCGGCTGAATGAGTTTGAGCTAAAGATCAAAGGCGCCGAATATCTTGAGATACTCGCGGCGGGCGGCGGTATTCTGTCGACGGTAAAGGCGACGCGTGCGGCTTCGGTTGAGGAACTTGTTGAATCGGCAACACGAAGGCTCGACAAGATGCTCGTCTGCGGAACGACCACTTGCGAGATCAAGACCGGCTACGGCCTCGACACCGAGACCGAGCTAAAGATGCTCGCGGTCATCGAGATCCTTGATAACACGCACGCGATCGACATCGTGCCGACGTTCCTGGCGGCCCACACGATAGCACCTGAGTTCAAGAACGATCCCGACGCCTACGTCGCCCTGATCTGCGACGAGATGCTGCCGCTGGCGTGGAAATGGTATGAGCAGTCGCATTTTGCGAAGCAGAGACGGCCATTCTTTTGCGACGTCTTCACAGAGAGAAATGCTTTTGATCTGGAGCAATCGCGGCGAGTGCTTGAATCTGCGAGACGTATCGGATTCACCGCTAAAGCCCACGTCGATCAGTTCATAAATCTCGGCGGCTCGGAGCTTGGCATTGAGCTTGGAGCGATCTCTGTCGATCATCTCGATGCAATCTCAGGCGACGAGATCGAGCGGCTTGCTGGGAGCGAGACCGTCGGCGTCGTGATCCCGACCGAGAACTTCAACGCTGCAAAACCGCAATTCGCACCGGCGCGCAAGATGATCGACGCCGGCTGTGCGGTAGCCATTACGACCGACTACAATCCCGGCTCGGCCCCATGCCCGTCGATGCCAATGGCAATGGCGATAGCTTGTCGTTATCAAAAGCTGCTGCCGAGCGAGGCGCTGAATGCTGCGACGATAAATGCCGCCCACGCCATCGGTTTGGGAGCGACTCATGGTTCGATCGGAGTCGGCAAACGGGCTGACCTGCTGATCTGTGAATGTAGAGATTATCGTCAGATCACCTACGAGTTTGGCGGTAATCTGGTTGCGACAGTTCTGAAGTCGGGACGCATAACTCCGCCGGAATAA